A region from the Aphis gossypii isolate Hap1 chromosome 1, ASM2018417v2, whole genome shotgun sequence genome encodes:
- the LOC126550693 gene encoding LOW QUALITY PROTEIN: probable protein disulfide-isomerase A4 (The sequence of the model RefSeq protein was modified relative to this genomic sequence to represent the inferred CDS: deleted 1 base in 1 codon), with protein sequence APWCGHCKQLAPEYASAAQHLAQNELSVKLGKVDATIERDLAEQFGIRAYPTLKFFKNGKPIDYTGTQKIICCLFGSIISKVFMKYKNVTIVGFFANFDSDTAKVFLELADSPYNYRLGLVTNYSKFSDLEHKDTFVVYNDMHHGCGHCKQLAPEYASAAQHLAQNELSVKLGKVDATIERDLAEQFGIRAYPTLKFFKNGKPIDYTGGQTKDEIIQWVTMKSDPTKKMHHGCGHCKQLAPEYASAAQHLAQNELSVKLGKVDATIERDLAEQFGIRAYPTLKFFKNGKPIDYTGGQTKDEIIQWVTMKSDPTKKVLKSEEEL encoded by the exons GCACCATGG TGTGGTCATTGTAAACAATTAGCACCAGAATATGCGAGTGCAGCCCAGCATTTAGCTCAAAATGAATTATCAGTTAAATTGGGCAAAGTAGATGCTACTATTGAGAGGGACTTAGCTGAACAGTTTGGTATCCGAGCATATCCAACTTTAAAGTTctttaaaaatggaaaaccAATTGACTACACaggtacacaaaaaataatttgttgtctGTTTGGAAGTATTATTTCCAAAGTATTTATGAAATA CAAAAATGTTACTATTGTTGGTTTTTTCGCAAATTTTGATTCAGATACAGCAAAAGTCTTTTTAGAATTGGCTGACTCTCCTTATAATTATCGACTTGGTCTTGTgacaaattattctaaattttctgATTTAGAACACAAGGATACATTTGTTGTATACAACGAT ATGCACCATGGTTGTGGTCATTGTAAACAATTAGCACCAGAATATGCGAGTGCAGCCCAGCATTTAGCTCAAAATGAATTATCAGTTAAATTGGGCAAAGTAGATGCTACTATTGAGAGGGACTTAGCTGAACAGTTTGGTATCCGAGCATATCCAACTTTAAAGTTctttaaaaatggaaaaccAATTGACTACACag GCGGCCAAACCAAGGATGAAATTATTCAATGGGTAACAATGAAGTCTGACCCAactaaaaaa ATGCACCATGGTTGTGGTCATTGTAAACAATTAGCACCAGAATATGCGAGTGCAGCCCAGCATTTAGCTCAAAATGAATTATCAGTTAAATTGGGCAAAGTAGATGCTACTATTGAGAGGGACTTAGCTGAACAGTTTGGTATCCGAGCATATCCAACTTTAAAGTTctttaaaaatggaaaaccAATTGACTACACag GCGGCCAAACCAAGGATGAAATTATTCAATGGGTAACAATGAAGTCTGACCCAactaaaaaagttttgaaatcaGAAGAAGAATTGTAA
- the LOC126549718 gene encoding protein disulfide-isomerase-like produces MHHGCGHCKQLAPEYASAAQHLAQNELSVKLGKVDATIERDLAEQFGIRAYPTLKFFKNGKPIDYTGGQTKDEIIQWVTMKSDPTKKVLKSEEEL; encoded by the exons ATGCACCATGGTTGTGGTCATTGTAAACAATTAGCACCAGAATATGCGAGTGCAGCCCAGCATTTAGCTCAAAATGAATTATCAGTTAAATTGGGCAAAGTAGATGCTACTATTGAGAGGGACTTAGCTGAACAGTTTGGTATCCGAGCATATCCAACTTTAAAGTTctttaaaaatggaaaaccAATTGACTACACag GCGGCCAAACCAAGGATGAAATTATTCAATGGGTAACAATGAAGTCTGACCCAactaaaaaagttttgaaatcaGAAGAAGAATTGTAA